The Primulina eburnea isolate SZY01 chromosome 8, ASM2296580v1, whole genome shotgun sequence genome contains a region encoding:
- the LOC140839004 gene encoding uncharacterized protein, with translation MWENCKWPKTNKGKLAYSIVMSMSFWNGVTLCLKLFASLVRVFRLIDGDRKPSMGFLYGELLRAKEDIKVALNNVESNYQPIIVILESKMKDTLYATLHTTAFLLNPYYYKDSSTDLYGEVAAGIFECIEVLYADEFELQDTIINKKFAKYRDKTGLFGKALAAKSCEKNDYTFDPCTWWSSYGAHTPNLLRVALRILLLTTSSSGCERNWSAFEGIHTKKRNRLDVHRLNNLVFVQFNARLFNNQKKKKERNVDVLLEKDASNVQSWIVDGGEKNEVESGSS, from the exons ATGTGGGAAAACTGTAAATGGCCAAAGACAAACAAAGGGAAATTGGCTTACTCTATTGTGATGAGCATGAGTTTTTGGAATGGTGTGACACTTTGTTTGAAATTATTTGCTTCTTTGGTAAGAGTTTTCCGATTGATTGACGGAGATAGAAAGCCATCCATGGGGTTTCTATATGGGGAGCTTCTTCGAGCTAAAGAAGATATCAAGGTGGCCCTTAACAATGTCGAATCAAATTATCAACCTATCATAGTGATTCTTGAGTCAAAAATGAAGGATACACTTTATGCAACATTGCATACCACAGCATTTTTGTTGAATCCCTACTACTACAAGGATAGTTCTACTGATCTTTATGGAGAGGTCGCGGCAGGGATTTTTGAATGCATAGAAGTTTTGTATGCCGATGAGTTTGAACTGCAAGATACAATTATTAACAAGAAATTTGCAAAATATAGAGATAAAACTGGGTTATTTGGGAAAGCATTGGCTGCAAAATCATGCGAAAAAAATGACTACACATTTGATCCATGTACATGGTGGAGTTCCTATGGTGCTCACACACCCAACTTGCTAAGAGTGGCATTGAGGATTCTTTTATTAACTACAAGTTCATCTGGGTGTGAAAGAAATTGGAGTGCATTTGAAGGA ATTCATACAAAGAAAAGAAATAGGTTGGATGTCCATAGGTTGAACAATCTAGTATTTGTCCAATTTAATGCTAGATTGTTtaacaaccaaaaaaaaaagaaagaaaggaaTGTCGACGTCCTTCTTGAAAAAGATGCTTCAAATGTACAAAGTTGGATTGTGGATGGTGGGGAAAAAAATGAAGTTGAATCAGGTTCGAGCTAA